The genomic window gttttaaattgttttgataTATGCCACATTACTGAATGATACTAAATCTAGGTTTAGATGATGGattttactttgaaaaaataGCATGGTTCATGAAAAAAATCTGTAGTGTTGccatttcttttaattatttgaaattgaagTACAGTATGACACGTATTTACATTATTTCCAATGTGTTTTTATAGGTGATCTCAGTGGATCAAGCTAGACTGAACTACATGAATGAGATGTCTGAAGTCAAGTCCTATGGAGGAAAGGCTTTTAGTGCCACTATGATGGTAAGAGATGCATTCTGAGTCTTAACAGCCACTTTCAAAAATGAAACCAATTAAACTGCAGTAAAAGTTTGACAGTAAATGTACTCCACCTGCATTTACACATGCATTGGCTTTACATCTTTCATCTGTATACTCACACTCCCACATCAGCACTGAAAATGGCATTTAAGATGTTAGAGAGTTAACagtcatttctttcaaaaaacactttctcactgaccacaaactttttgaacagtagtgaattTTTTCCGTGTTTTAGTGACTGTATACATGTgaggaaatgtatatttaattttcactaaACATTAAGAAAGCATAGCATGGAATAATAGCTAGAATGCTATAAAATATtctataaaatgctataaaaacacACTTTTACTAGAAAACAATGGCACCAAAATGCTGTTAGAATTTTCATAAACTCATTCTATCTGATACTTCAAAGACCGTTcttgcaatttcaaataaatgttgcaatttcacataaataacttaaatgtaaatgtagatagCTTTAATGTGACATGTGAAATGTAGTGGATCAATGTTTGTTTCCATACAAATGTTCGTAACAACCCTTTTGGTTTATCCCCTATCCTTCCTTCATTTATTGCTGCTGTCCATTCTTTCATACATCACAGTCTTTATCAcatctctttctttcactctctctgtttctctctctctctctctctgtttaactAGCTGCAGGACAGGGAGTCAGTCGTGAGTTTGTTGGTGGGAGCTCAGTATGGGGTCAGTCAGGTGATCAACCACAAGCTGAGCATCATGACCACCCTAACTGAATTTAGCTCTATTACCAGAGTGGAAATATTACCTGAGTCTGACAGAGTTAGTCTGGTCAAGATCTACCTGCAGGATATAAAGGTATATATTACTGTACATACTCATACTCACATCTACATATGTGTACAATTCTTtcattgctttctttttttaatattgtcaCGATTTTCCTGTCTTCAGCCAATAACCTTGCTGATGGAGTCAGTGGCAGCTAAAGATTTATTGTGTCTAGTCGCTGGATACTGTAGACTTCTTGTGGACCCCCAGATCAGTGTGTTCCCCTGGTCAGATAATTCAAAGAGCCACCGAATATCAGCAGAGGAAGGTACTGAATTACTGAATCCTTTGGTCTGGCAAATCTTTAATCAATTTTGAATAATGTAAATCCTATTGAAGCAAGAGAAAACATTGTTACTGTATATCTAaggtactgtaaaaaaaagttgacCACTGTTCGCATGCTGGCAAAGAGATTTACTGTATCTTAATTTTGTCTGTGCTTCTGACATTGTGTACAGGTTATGTGTCACACTGTGGCAGTGACTCTGACGACTCGGACACAGACGTGGATGCTCTCCTTGCTCATGTTGCTAGCACTGCCAAAAGCAACAACACAGCAGATAAACCCAATGATAAGCTACCAGAAGAAACCGAAAAAGCTCAAAGCTACATGGAAAAAGATGAAGAGGTGGAGAAGGAAGTAGGCAAAAAAGAGGAAGGGGTTGAGAAGAaggaaagggaggaggacaaagaaaCCAGCCATCAGTCTATAAATGGTAATAATGGAAAGACAGTAGAAATAGACGATGAGAGTGTGGGCACAGAAAAAGAAGACGAAGGGCAAGAGAAAAACCCTGAGCAACCTCAGTGGGTCATCGTTGTCGATGACCCATCATCTGAAACATCTGATTCATACCAAACTGAGTCACAGTTCATGACCAGCATGTCGAGTGACTCTATAGATGCCCTGGAGGAGGACGACCTTATGACCTACTTTTCAACCAGACGCCCATGCCATTTACCAGTGAAAAATTCTTACTCCTGTGAAGATCGCTATTCACCGTCATTGTCTCCACGACATCCGTGCAGCAAAGATTCTCACTCCCAAAGTGACCTGTGCTCTACTGATTCCCATTGTGAACCTGATATAGACCAATTCTTTTGCTCTCCTGCACTCTCAAATATTGCTGAATGTCTACCTAGTCCCCCTGCAGCCAGTGAAGAGGAGGACTGTGAGGAGTTGGGAATAGAGGATGAGAAATATGAAAAGGAGTCACCTGGAAAATGTCCTGAAAGCACCCCACCTCCACCTGTGGACTATGTTTTCACATTTGAACAAGGAGACACTAGACACTATTACAATATCTGCACCAATGTTACCCCAGACAGTGCCCGGATCCTTCCACAACCCCTATCTCCTTCAGGTCCAATGGAAACACAACCAgatcaggaaagaggggaagcaAATCAGACAGAAACAGTGCCAATTTTTCAACCCCCACCAGGGTTTGGAGACAGCAGTTCAGATGACGAGTTCTTTGACGCTCAGGAAAGATTCACACCAGCTGAAAAACCCTGCTCAACTTCCTTAACAAGAGGTATGACATGGGGGAAATACCCCATGAAATGTTCTCAAAATATTTCTATGACATGTTGTAGTTAAAGAATTGAGTAAATCATATGAAAAATAGTCATGTGGAGTTTTGCTAACAAATACTCACCAAATGTATTTGCTGATATTTCTCTTTATAGAAAATTCAGAAGAGTCAAGCAACATACAAGTACATAAGCACCCAAGCCGGAGGGAGAAGAAACAAAAGGAGCAAGATAAAATGGTTACACAAGTTGAATTGTCAAATTTCAACAAAAGATCCAAAAAGCGTCGCTCATTCATGGAAACAAGTTACACATCCCTGGTATCATTCCCGGAACAGGATCATTTAGAAAACAGCTATGGAAATAGCATCCCAAACTACTCAATTAACCAAGGTGCTGGCCGAATGACGTGCTTTGAAGGCGGATGCTCAGATCAAGGTCCATGTCCAACAGTCTCATCCCTCACTCATTCTGAAGGAGAACCAGCTCAACTGGAATCCAAACCCATCAAACCGTCCAAAGTCAATGGATCAGGACCACATAGTCCCACTGTTACACAAGTGggatcacacacaaacaaatcataTCAGCGGAAACAGCAACTTATAGAGATGGAACCAGATTCCATGGAGTTCAAATCAGTCAATGAACTAATGTCTATTGCATCGCCAGCTATAGTAGCAGTACGCTCCCGCATAAACCTACAGGATAAAGTAAGCACCAGTAACCATAGCAGAGATGATCAAGAAGAGGGTGCAGTGGGAGGTCCAGTTGAGAGACTGTTTGGAGACCACCTGTTCTTTGATATGTCTAAAGGACAGTGTGATAGCAGTGTTTTATTTGGTCAAAGAGATGATAAGGTAACCAAACAAACGGAAGATTTTTTCCAAGGCAGTTCAGTGACTCAAAAGAGCAACTCACTGCCAAGGCTAGGCCAGATATCCCCATCAAGTTTATCCTACTTCCATGTCCCGAGTATATCATACACCACAAGCCCTGATGTAGACCGAGTGAACAGTTTTGTACATCTAAAATGTGGGATGGGAAAGCACTCAGTGGAACCAGCAGAGAGGACCAGGAGTCAGAGTATGTCTGGATCCCTTGGTAGTGGTCCATCAAGGCACTTATTTTCCCAGCGAGTCAGAGGACCAGAATCTGAAGAAACAGACAATCATTGTGACACTTCACTCCAAGAATTGTCTTCTGGTGTTCTGTCTTATAACCCAGCCCAAAGGTTCCTTCTTACACCCTGTTCGTCCGGCATCCTTGGGCGACTCTCTTCCTCAACATTGCGGGGAAAGATCCAGAACCTTCCCCTCTACTTGTCACGTTCCCAGGAAATGCTCAATGGCTGTTCTAATGGCAACGGCAATGTTAAACCTGTGAGAAGACTTTCAGAAACACaactacaaaaatatgaagttGAACTAGCAAAAGAGGCAACTGAGGATGCAACGTTGAATGAAGGTTCTCCTGAAGTTACAGAGGTAAAAGTGGTTACCATAGTATCTGAAGAGGTCACTGAGGTCATCGAGGAGGTAAGAGAGGTCAGCCATATTGGCCTCAAAGCATGTGGACCGCTGAAAACCAAAACTAAACCTAAAGAGTTTTCTGAAATGTGCTCCAGGGCAGACAACTCTCTCCAATTCAGCCCCTCGTCCGTAGTGGTTACAACACAGAACTTAAATGGACCTTGGGGCGTGGTAACATCTAGTGGGTTACAAGAATGTAGCCATCCACCCTCAAGCACAACACCCCATAACTTTAACTCTAGCTGTGGGGTTTTCGCAAACTGCCGGTCCAAACCTACCATAGCCCAGCCAAAATCCTTGCTCAGCCCAAATCAACATGAGAAGCCAGACCTTAGTTGCAGCTCAGTCCTGGCTATGGGGTGTGACACTGTAATGGAAGGTGCTCAGACTCCTTTAGAGGTCTGCCATACAGTATACACAAACTGTTTCAGTGGAGTTCTTGACAGCGCCAGCTTTGACGATGAACTCACTGTATATGAGTTTTCGCGCAGAACGAGCCAGGGTGAAACGGGCGATGCTGTGCAGACATCTGTCCCTCTGTCCTCCCTCTCTCCATCACCTGCATCTTTCTCTCCATTTTCTCCATTGCCCTCATTTCCACCTCTAGTACTGCCTGCATCATCCTCTACAGAGCTCAGTCCCCTTCTGTCTCCATTAAATGCTCCTGACTGCTTCATTTCGCACCCTCATGAAGATATCATCACTTCGCTGCTGACTCGTCGATATCCCCTACCACCAACAGGATTCCTTTCTTTGCAAAGGGATGTGGATACCCTCTTAAATGTTCTTGCTGGCGCTATGAAAAACCAAGATGGGGTCCACAAGCACCCCAGGGATGCCTGTGTGGCTCACTTTTCAGAGAACAAAAGACGATTACATGCAGAGGCTCGGAGGCTTTTAGCTGGATGCCAACGCGTAGTCAGAGTTGGGCAAACGCCAGAGGAAACACTTCAATCATTGTCTGAAAGCTTCCGCTCACTAGTACAGCTGacaagtgtgtgtatatgtttctCTAACTGTCAGCGATGCAGGGAGCGCCATGCCCAAGCGCTTACAGGACTAGCAAGTGTTGCAAAAACTTATCTGGACTTTGCTCGGGCAGCAGAGCTAGTGGGAAGTGCTAGCGAAAGAAAGACTTGTCATGATCTCAGTATTAAACTTCTGGCTCGCCAGTGCACTGCACTAACAACCTCAGTCTTCTGCCTCACCCAGCTCTTTCGCACTCTCACTGCCCTTTAGTGATGTCAAAAGAACCGATGTCTTTACTGAAAATTCggtactgaaatgtaaaaaatgtgatgATATCATTTTTCCGCTAGCATTTTGAGCACCGTTGTGTGGATTCGCAAACAGGTTtgattggccattgtgttcaCATGCTCAACAGATATGTCCGTGATTGGCTACAGTTATCATTACCTCATGCTCTGCATCGAACGcttacacagatacacacaggaGTGTTTAAAAGCCATGTCTATCAGCGGATCCCTAATATCTGCTCAAAGATGGATCCACTGAACGACATGGCTTTCAAATGCTCCCACGTGTATCTGTGTAAGCGCTCGTTAAAGAGCATGACACAATGatcattgtagccaatcacagacatatctgttgacCAGGTGAACAGAATCCACACAACAGCGCTCAATGTTAGCAAGAAATAAATTTCAGTTCCAACAGGAACCGACATTGTtatttttgacaacactactgccCCTTGCCCATTCAACAGTTACATTGAGTATTTTCTCTTCCCCACAAAAACTGTGGGAAACCTGTCAGAACAACTCAGATAGACCTGGGGCCTGttccataaaacaagtttaccaaataaacCAGGCTTGTTTTACTTAGTCAAActtattttgaaccaaatcaactgGCAAGTcggactaactgaaataagcctggcttatttggaAAACTTGTTTTATGGAACAGCCCCCTGTTGTGGTAAAGAACATCAACACTGAGGCAGTGTCCAAGCCATACCAGTAATAAGCGTGCACTATACactcacacatatacatgcactaaAATATAAAACCTGCCATTTTGATTAGCCTAAAATAAGAACTATACTGAGGCCAGAATTTCTAAAtagttttacagtatttatagGTTGGGTGTAAGTTTAAGTTTATAATTGAAGAATAAGTTTAGGATTGAATGTAATTCTAAACCATAATTGTATTTGTTCTATGGTTGTCAGTAATTTATTCTGGTTCATGAGGAAAGCATAGACCGGGATTTTGCATAATGTATCTTCCAACATTCTCTGCTTACTTTGTCTTATTTGCTATCTTTTGCTTGCTTTCTTACTACCAGTGTtatgcacatacagtatattatctTCTCTCTGCTATACCTATTGTCTATTAGggaatgttataaaaaaaaaaactttctgcaaTAATCACCTGGGTTATAAATGTTTACTAAATACAAACATCTTTTACTTGAGTTGCCAGTAATGTTATTATGTGTTCCTTTTGAAGAATATACCAAAGCCTATGGATGAATGATTTTGCAGTGAATGcagattcattcaaaaaatttTACATTGACTTTTGCACATTCTTTACAATTATGACTTCAGGAATTGGGGTTTATTTAGATAATTATTTAGGAAATTTTTTGCTAGCGTGGATTTATTTTCCACTGATGAGTTATCACCgttttaagaatataattttcAGGAATTCACAAAACACTGCTCACATAATCATacaacaattatataaaaatgcataattcatGAAAATGTTTCAAAGGCAACATGGAAAATTACAAATCTGAGTTTGACAAAATATCAAATTACTAAATTAACTGCAAAGTAATTTACCTACCAGTAATTGTCTGAATATTAAAAAGCTGCCATCCACTCTCTTCCTATAAGGCATGCTTTGTAAGCCATAGACATACTGTATCCTTGGAAATAACGTAGTAGTAGAAAAAGTAAAAAGGAATGCATGATTGAAAGAATTAccagtgagtgaatgaatgattcCAGCAATGAAAACTGGCTTTGTAATGCAGTAATCACCCAATTAAAATGACATCTAAATGACTGGAGAATGTATGTTTTATGACTTTGCACCATTAGTGCCCACACGTTTTAAATCCTCTATTGCATCAACTTCGCCTACTTTGCTAACAGtcagattgttgttgtttttatgttgctGACTGATATGGGACAATGCATTTACCACTGACAGCTAGCAAGGGTGCTGCACAAAAAAGGTGGCAGATGAACACAGAAGCATGAAGGTGCAGGGTTTAAATTAGGAGGAGTAAATGATTGAAGAAGTCCTGCATACTAACTAGCCAAGAGAAGTAATTTTCACCAAAAGTTGCATTTTATGACTTTAtagggtgaattttcatttccTAATGcagatttacaaatgaggacaatcaaaaacaacaaaagagcaatgatatataagtgctataacaagtctcagttagcttaaacgcagtacacaaagggcttttaaataatataataaataaataaataaataaacacatagaatagaaaaagaatagagcaagctaggtatagatgtctttttttatagttgtataataaattaaaagaaaatagaatacaaaaagattagaaaaatacaaaaatatttttttatagaattagaatagtgagtgctaaagttagagggtcagataaaaatggaaaaaaaaaagtaaaatgaattaaagtTGTAGTGAGCTCAAGCTGTGGTAAATCAGGTAACTTATTATTAGAGCTCCTTtgttcacatatttatttatgattatctgtgtgtgtgtgtgtgtgtgtgtgtgtgtctgtgtgtgtttattccgatatttattattattttttgtatttttgtatgtgtatgtgtgtgtgatttattattGCTGGCTCAGTGAATAATTTTCCAAAGATTTAATTGTTTCGAAGCTTTGAAAAGGTTCGTTTGATCACTACCTTCCACTAACGCAGAAGGACTTTTATCTTAACCGGAAACAGGAACTCTTCTGACGTAGCAAGTgggaaattcaaattcaaaaacatGTTCGTATGAAAGATACTTTGGCCGTTTTAATTCTATAtcacattataaatatatgttatttCGAGGAGCAAATTAAACTGTTGCCCTTTTTAAAATTccatcaaagttttttttattgttttgaactCGCTTCTATCGGCGTTTTTAAAGTGAATCGTTGGAGCACAGCTGGTGAGTTTGTTGTTCAACATTTTCGTCAAAAGCCTTTGTCATGACTGCTTTCattacagttaatttattaacttgTGTTAGTGTGACGCGTGTATTTTTGGACAATTCTGATGCATCCATTACTTTTTACAGTTAGTAATGTGTGCTGCTTTCCACATTAGAGAGCATTAAAAAAGAGATTTTCTAAAGATAGTGATCCCGCATTGACATAGtggaaagtaaataaaaaaagctacTCTTTGTGGTTCAaccttctgttttttgtttttgttacaatggccttaaatgtttaaagaataacaaaaaaaaaatgctgttttaatttaGATTTCAGTTTCCTCAGCATGCCTGTAGACAGCACTTCTGAACTTCTCAAGCACTATGAGGTTTATGAAACCATTGGCTCAGGTAACGTTCAttaatgatgcttttatatagAGGTGCATGTAAGAAAAAGAACatgcatttagttttatttccatTCTAACCCATAGGTGGGTTTGCCAAAGTCAAACTTGGTAGACACATACTGACAGGAGAGAAAGTGGCCATCAAAATAATGGAAAAGAAAGACCTAGGGGTAAGAGTTTCTCcctttaattttacatttgcataaacCTTTTGATGATAAAGAGTAAATATGGAGATATTGTTTAATTTGCTTCAGATTTAGATGGAATACCTTGTTGGCgtgctgaaaatgaaaataaatatgtgttACCTGTCTCTAGGATGATCTGCCCCGAGTTAAGACAGAGATTGAAGCTATGAAGAACCTCAGTCATCAACACGTGTGTCGTCTCTACCATGTCATCGAGACATCAAGCAAGATCTACATGGTGCTCGAGGTATGTTTCCTTCAAAGTGATTCTGATGCTTAATGAAAGTGCATTACGCTTCGTATGTTTATATGCATGTATCGTGCCGCTCTCTCAGTACTGTCCTGGAGGAGAACTGTTTGATTACATCATTGCCAAAGACCGGTTATCAGAGGAAGAGACCCGAGTGTTTTTCCGTCAGATCATCTCGGCGTTGGCCTATGTTCATAGCCAAGGTTATGCACACAGAGACCTCAAACCGGTgagttggttaaaaaaaaaaaaaagagcattaacATTTTAAGTAGTTCAACCATACGgtggcatgcaaaagtttgggaaccccttgcagaatctgtgaaagtttgaataattttaacaaaataagagagctcatactaaatgcatgttattttttatttagtactgtcctgagtaagatattgtacataagatatgtttacatttagttcacaacacaaaaaaatgctgaaattattaaaataaccttattcaaaagtttgggaacccttggttcttaatactttcttttttgtgatggttgtgcatgagtcccttgtttgttctgaacagttaaactgagaactgttcttcagaaaaatatttaaggtCCTGTAGATTCGTtagttttccagcatttttgcatatttgaaccctttccagctgtgactgtatgattttgaggtacatcttttaatgtaataataataataattcgccCCTAAAtgaaatactgtcatcatttagtcaccaaTGATGACAGTATTTCATTTAGGGGCGAATTATTACATTAAGTGTTTTCTTAACATGACTGTTTCTTACTGACCTTAGGAAAACCTGCTGATCGATGAAGATCATAACTTAAAACTCATTGACTTTGGCCTTTGTGCCAAACCAAAGGTGTGTATCCATCTATTATATCAAGTCAAACATGTGTTTATATGGcacttatacaatacagatgGTTTCAAAGCAGTATGACAGTAAACAGGAATAATAACCGTGTTAATGTTGCAAACTCAATTATGAAAAGAAGCATGAAGCAGCTTGTTGTTTTAAATGATATGTCCATATGTCTCAatgctttttaataaatattggCATTTTAAAACTTGTGAATTGTTCTTTGATTAGGGTGGTTTGGGTTTGGAGTTGCTGACCTGTTGTGGCAGTCCAGCATACGCGGCTCCAGAGCTCATTCAGGGCAAGGCTTACATCGGCTCGGAGGTCAGTCTGCTGTATGTGTTTCATGTCCTACATAAcaaattaagtgtgtgtgtgtgtgttactcatgGCATTTGTGTTTCAGGCTGATGTGTGGAGTATGGGTGTGTTACTTTACGCTCTACTTTGTGGTTTTCTACCCTTCGATGATGACAATTGTATGGTCCTCTACAGAAAAATTACTGTGAGTTTATTAGTGTTCCACCACTTTATTAATCCATGCACTTTTACTTggttactaaaataaatgtatagcacCCGTGATCTCATATTGTGCAATATTGGCTTGTGTTTTGACAGAGAGGCAAATATAGCAACCCGCACTGGCTTTCACCTGCTAGCATTCTGCTTCTAAACCAGATGATGCAGGTACTGTGCATGGTTTATGTGTCTGTTTGATGTTTTTAAGTACGTTTAGTTAGTTTATTCTCTTCTCCTGCAGGTGGACCCAAAGAGGCGTTTGACTGTGAAACAGTTGCTTGATCACTCTTGGGTTATGAAGGGATACAGCACACCAGTGGAGTGGCACAGTAAACATCCTGTAAGATCAGCTCTATTAAAACATCTAAGATCCAGTTAGTCAAGTCAAGccagtattgtttttgtttgacatttttcgGGGCATTAAAGCTGTGGTTATTCCTGTTGATTTCTATATGACCttgatgtgtttgtgttaatATTAGAGTCCTCTTGATCAGGGCATTTATTGATCAGCTGTGTTTATTGATGGATACTCAACTTTTAAATAACACAGCTATTAGATGTAGAGAATACAGTATATGCATCATCTGTAATTGTATGTTTCGGAGACCCTATCTGTATCATTTccttttgtatgtttgtttttttagttggGTCATATAGATGAAGACTGTATCACTGAAATGGCAGTGGCTTTAAAACAATCCAGACATCGCACAACACAACTTGTGTCAGAGGTACTGAGTGATTTCactgatttaaaatgaatattatattagttaatattgtgatttaatagttataatttttttttactttattcctgtgatcaaagctgatttcagtgtcacatgatccttcagaaaccaatctgatattctgatttggtgtttaagaaacatttccggttatttaaaaaaaatcaagattttcAGATgaattaaaagttcaaaagaacaacatttatttgaaatggctaACATTTTGAacgatttacatttttttacttttgatcactttaatgtgtccttgctaaataaattaaTCTCATGAAAAAAAACTAACTCGGAAACAATTGAACTGTAATATACATACAGTTTTAGTAATAATTGATGCACACGAAGCAAGCAGTTGTGAATTGTCtcatttttttaatctgattagataatatttatttattttgcaaaaaatatataaaatgcttaTTGACTTGAATATAAGGCAAGgcgagtttatttatatagcacatttcgtacacaatggtaattaaaagtgctttaaataaaagaataatgtcaaaaataaaacaagcaattttaaaactttgaaaatgaactttgactaaaatttatttaaaacagttagaaatagaaaatgaaccgtgaaaactttaaatacagtgcaatcagttcggacatcccACAGTGCTcgttcaataaatgcacagctaaagaGTTTTGAGTCCAGATTTAAATGTGTATAACCCTTATAAAAACCAGTTATGATTCAAACTATAACTGTGAGAGTAATGAGAATAAAAGTGAGAAAATTTCAAGACAATTGTTAGCAATTTATGTAAAATTAGATGTTGAAATTCATTGAGTTTTATGGAATATCTgcttaattaaaagaaattacTCTGTGTGATATTAATTATTAGCCatgaccactagatgtcagtagATGCCAGTGCATAAACAACAGTGTTCTCCATCATTCACTCAGAAGAGAAATctttactctgtgtgtgtgtttcttcagtGGAAGTATGATCAAATGACTGCCACCTACCTTTTACTGCTGGCTAAAAAGCGACAAGGCCGTCCTGTGCGTCTGAGAGCTGAATGCCCCGTGATTGAC from Carassius auratus strain Wakin chromosome 1, ASM336829v1, whole genome shotgun sequence includes these protein-coding regions:
- the LOC113107081 gene encoding FERM and PDZ domain-containing protein 1-like, translated to MEEQDRSRSPSRRTSRVEQVVGRWLRRSRESISRERVLEDGQVADNGSQEQRSCPIRVTVKIPLDPTLNSHGFTVSTHTPPQVLDVTEGGPADGKLVPGDQLFKINNVAVDDLSTEQAADIIRECQNTIILTVLRNTVGPKSSFITPEKRAKLKSNPVKVRFAEEVVVNGHSQGNSLLFLPNVLKVYLENGQTKAFKFESKTTVKDIVMTLKEKLSISRIEHFSLVLEQQYSISKLFLLHEEEIIQKVVEKKETHDYRCLFRVCFLPRDFTSMLKEDPVAFEYLYLQSVSDVLQERFAVEMKCNTALRLAALHVQEKLASSGQSLKTPLKAIMKEWGIESFVSHTLLRNMREKDLKKAISYHMKKILSQEPKQKVISVDQARLNYMNEMSEVKSYGGKAFSATMMLQDRESVVSLLVGAQYGVSQVINHKLSIMTTLTEFSSITRVEILPESDRVSLVKIYLQDIKPITLLMESVAAKDLLCLVAGYCRLLVDPQISVFPWSDNSKSHRISAEEGYVSHCGSDSDDSDTDVDALLAHVASTAKSNNTADKPNDKLPEETEKAQSYMEKDEEVEKEVGKKEEGVEKKEREEDKETSHQSINGNNGKTVEIDDESVGTEKEDEGQEKNPEQPQWVIVVDDPSSETSDSYQTESQFMTSMSSDSIDALEEDDLMTYFSTRRPCHLPVKNSYSCEDRYSPSLSPRHPCSKDSHSQSDLCSTDSHCEPDIDQFFCSPALSNIAECLPSPPAASEEEDCEELGIEDEKYEKESPGKCPESTPPPPVDYVFTFEQGDTRHYYNICTNVTPDSARILPQPLSPSGPMETQPDQERGEANQTETVPIFQPPPGFGDSSSDDEFFDAQERFTPAEKPCSTSLTRENSEESSNIQVHKHPSRREKKQKEQDKMVTQVELSNFNKRSKKRRSFMETSYTSLVSFPEQDHLENSYGNSIPNYSINQGAGRMTCFEGGCSDQGPCPTVSSLTHSEGEPAQLESKPIKPSKVNGSGPHSPTVTQVGSHTNKSYQRKQQLIEMEPDSMEFKSVNELMSIASPAIVAVRSRINLQDKVSTSNHSRDDQEEGAVGGPVERLFGDHLFFDMSKGQCDSSVLFGQRDDKVTKQTEDFFQGSSVTQKSNSLPRLGQISPSSLSYFHVPSISYTTSPDVDRVNSFVHLKCGMGKHSVEPAERTRSQSMSGSLGSGPSRHLFSQRVRGPESEETDNHCDTSLQELSSGVLSYNPAQRFLLTPCSSGILGRLSSSTLRGKIQNLPLYLSRSQEMLNGCSNGNGNVKPVRRLSETQLQKYEVELAKEATEDATLNEGSPEVTEVKVVTIVSEEVTEVIEEVREVSHIGLKACGPLKTKTKPKEFSEMCSRADNSLQFSPSSVVVTTQNLNGPWGVVTSSGLQECSHPPSSTTPHNFNSSCGVFANCRSKPTIAQPKSLLSPNQHEKPDLSCSSVLAMGCDTVMEGAQTPLEVCHTVYTNCFSGVLDSASFDDELTVYEFSRRTSQGETGDAVQTSVPLSSLSPSPASFSPFSPLPSFPPLVLPASSSTELSPLLSPLNAPDCFISHPHEDIITSLLTRRYPLPPTGFLSLQRDVDTLLNVLAGAMKNQDGVHKHPRDACVAHFSENKRRLHAEARRLLAGCQRVVRVGQTPEETLQSLSESFRSLVQLTSVCICFSNCQRCRERHAQALTGLASVAKTYLDFARAAELVGSASERKTCHDLSIKLLARQCTALTTSVFCLTQLFRTLTAL
- the LOC113107086 gene encoding maternal embryonic leucine zipper kinase-like codes for the protein MKDTLAVLILYHIINICYFEEQIKLLPFLKFHQSFFYCFELASIGVFKVNRWSTADFSFLSMPVDSTSELLKHYEVYETIGSGGFAKVKLGRHILTGEKVAIKIMEKKDLGDDLPRVKTEIEAMKNLSHQHVCRLYHVIETSSKIYMVLEYCPGGELFDYIIAKDRLSEEETRVFFRQIISALAYVHSQGYAHRDLKPENLLIDEDHNLKLIDFGLCAKPKGGLGLELLTCCGSPAYAAPELIQGKAYIGSEADVWSMGVLLYALLCGFLPFDDDNCMVLYRKITRGKYSNPHWLSPASILLLNQMMQVDPKRRLTVKQLLDHSWVMKGYSTPVEWHSKHPLGHIDEDCITEMAVALKQSRHRTTQLVSEWKYDQMTATYLLLLAKKRQGRPVRLRAECPVIDPLCSPLQDIQLKKSLRFSEDDDGVHPVVLGSMVFPLDCYDDENPWTPLTPKNTHTTNTPRIKFTSEASEKQRSEVCYSPIIEQGRPRQQKPERRERTRENKENLAVTGTDGDVFALPAPRTPMSSRKTKSNRNVATTPNNNNITSTSSSANKGASSATKEVSRRREMDQQQIGQQGELDILAFSPERRSRSLDLAGCQVDSGQKRKGGKVFGSLERGLDKVITMLTPSKKRGPRDGPRKIKAQYNVTLTSQTNADQVLNQILTILPEKNVDFVQKGYTLKCHTQSDFGKLTMQFKLEVCILQKPEVVVIRRQRLKGDAWVYKHLVEDILSSSSI